One part of the Diadema setosum chromosome 22, eeDiaSeto1, whole genome shotgun sequence genome encodes these proteins:
- the LOC140245550 gene encoding E3 ubiquitin-protein ligase TRIM13-like encodes MASFEEHLTCPVCRDRIVDARQLPCGHSFCNTCINAIISNKRQSDEMDMECPYCRDSTEMCDLEWTLKPNYMVNNILDAINSAQENMCVQHPRSERKYYCEQCEVLVCSECVVRDHYAHSRAPKVVDEVVGIITADMDALILQGEEHEIQLNEDISSLRYIQSEGDEELQRLEDEVMAEYNILQKQLDEQKERLLSSIETMKSDFHQGVGSALSAIEELTLRVSESLHTAREKLSSCDPVDLVSSFKSWATQLKDDLIYEIPRTREERKALNMIKLLHFRKRMQSQSCALEIGSIERCEPSDLESEADADIEEDINGTHNEHGDEIDRIGSVIESPDESSDNEESYHLSMDNF; translated from the coding sequence ATGGCTTCATTTGAGGAACATTTGACCTGTCCAGTGTGTCGGGACAGGATAGTGGACGCGAGGCAGCTGCCATGCGGTCACTCTTTCTGCAACACATGTATCAATGCCATAATATCAAACAAGCGACAATCGGACGAGATGGATATGGAGTGTCCATATTGTCGAGATAGTACAGAAATGTGCGACTTGGAGTGGACCCTGAAACCAAATTACATGGTTAACAATATTCTCGATGCCATCAATTCTGCACAGGAGAACATGTGTGTGCAACACCCGAGAAGTGAAAGGAAATATTACTGTGAGCAGTGTGAGGTTCTAGTGTGCAGTGAGTGCGTCGTGAGAGATCACTATGCTCATAGTAGGGCGCCAAAGGTAGTCGATGAAGTGGTCGGGATTATTACAGCCGATATGGATGCTCTGATCTTGCAAGGAGAAGAGCACGAAATTCAGCTCAACGAAGACATCAGCTCCCTGAGATATATCCAGTCAGAGGGAGACGAAGAGTTGCAACGATTAGAAGACGAGGTCATGGCCGAGTATAACATCCTCCAGAAGCAGTTGGACGAACAGAAGGAACGACTGCTTTCCTCCATCGAAACCATGAAATCAGACTTTCATCAGGGGGTCGGGTCAGCGTTGTCTGCCATTGAAGAGCTCACGTTACGTGTGTCGGAGTCTCTTCATACGGCCAGAGAAAAACTGTCAAGCTGTGACCCAGTGGATCTGGTCTCCTCATTCAAGTCATGGGCTACACAGCTAAAGGATGACCTTATTTACGAGATCCCGCGCACGAGAGAAGAACGAAAGGCACTAAATATGATAAAGCTCCTTCACTTCCGAAAGCGCATGCAATCCCAGAGCTGCGCTCTCGAGATTGGTTCCATTGAACGTTGCGAGCCAAGTGATCTTGAGAGCGAAGCGGACGCTGACATCGAAGAAGATATCAATGGGACACATAATGAACACGGCGATGAAATTGATCGGATCGGATCGGTCATTGAATCACCTGATGAATCCTCCGATAACGAAGAATCCTACCACCTTTCAATGGACAATTTCTGA